tttataaaacaacaaattgactccttggcatcgaaacccttacaaatatattaccacagacttgatttggctgacagaggcttggctgaacctgagggtgacagacctcttttaggagctgcataaaactcagatttatgcacgccagccttggcatggtgtgggtactggcaaggggtgcagggctaagcactgcaggaggaggaccctatagtctgcctttgagtcccccgtgaagcaaacctgatttgcatagAGATTGGTGTTGGTCACCAGAACTCTTCGCTGTAAGTTTTCCTCACCTTGGAAATAGTGGctttgcctcccctccccaaaagacaccaagagccatatgagatgcgggaagatcagttctatatttaccccacgggaggaatcaggtcaatacttctcccctctggttaatgtccgcttatctcttgataagattcctagcttttaccctcctttctttctttctttctttctttctttctttctttctttctttctctctttctttctttctttctctcattctttatttatttgtttctttctttcatgagagacatacagaaagaggGATCTAGGGAAGCCAAAGCATTCCTcagcttataatggtgctgggaattgaacctgggagtttagagcctcaggcatgagtcttttgcataaccattatgctatctcccaggccgcctttctatcttccttccttccttccttccttccttccttccttccttccttcctttcttcaagaAGTTGAGAGATAAAAggcatagagagggaatgagagagcagagagacacctgaagcactacttcactgttcatgaacattctcctcctacaggtagggaccagggacagaTTTGAACcaggggtccttgtacatggtattatgtgcactcaatggcatgtaccactgcccagcccttgggaacttactttaaaaaaatggcttcccTTTTTGTCgctcctgtttgtttttttttttttaatcattgtagttattgttgtcatcattgtttgataggacagagagaaatggagagaggataagaagacaaagaggtggagagaaagacagacacctgcagacctgcttccctgcttgtgaagcgcctcccttgcaggtggggagcctgggaggcttgaaccgggatccttatgccggttgttgagcttcgcgccatgtgtgtaagcttaacccgctgtgctaccgcctgacccctgggaACTTTTATTGCTAAAACAGACAGGCAGTAATATATGAGAAAATCACACTGCTTGCTGAGGATCCTGGTGAACCACTCATTTTGTGCAGTATCATTTGCAGGTTAATTATGAGCCTGGTAGTGGGGCAGTGATTGGGAGTGGCTATATCTCACCCCTATCCATGGAATAAAATATCCATGCACATGTCTATATTATCTTCCACAGTAGACATGGACACCTGCATCAAATAGGGCTGATTACTTCACTATATTTCATAAAATTCACTCAGTCTTATCATCAACAGGTGTAGACAGTTTTTTCTCTCAAATATCCTAAATGATTCCCAATCTTGGATTCTTGGAAGAGACATCCTAATATAAATCTTCCTCCTGAAGAGACATGAGGGTGATAAAACCCTGAAACTTCAATGCACAGGATACTACCTGACATTTCTAACAACTTTTAtagtataatagaaaaaaatcaaaggggaTCTTTATTTCTACCTCTCTCAAATCAAAAAATGAAATTTACCCTTGGATCACAGGAAGAGTCTCCTGACTTGATATTTTATGTGTAGAATTGTCTCATTTTTAGCAAACTGCTAATGAAAAATCTCTGGTTAGGTTAGTTTTCTAATTCTGATTTACTTCCATCTTTAACTGATAGTTTACAACTGGGGACAGTTTTGCTTCTGGTAATGTCTAGAGATATTTTTGGTTGTTACAGTATGTGGGGGGGGAGAGTTTGGGGAGGCATTagtagtatatattttttcccaataaaacaaatttttaataattatattatAAGTCAAGCACTGACAACCTTATATAGACCACATGTAGATATTgcttttgtttatctatttttgctaccagggttatcattggaactTCACAACACTATTGCTCccagcaatatttttttttcccttttcaataAAGGgtgaagggaaagagatagacaaagagaaagagaaacacctgcaacaccaaCCCAGCATTCACAAAATTTCctatctgctggtggggactgggttctcTCAAATGGtaatgtatgctctactgggggagccaccacctggcccccaaaatcttTCATCTTTATGTAGCTCATGCCATGCAGCGTTCTTGATCTCTTTATTGCTTTTTCATACATATTTTAGTTGTAAAATACAGATCATATGAAGTTAATTGTTCTAGAGGAAACATTCCAACCAGAATGTGAAATGTTTTGAGGATCAATTTGGAAAGAACTCTTAGACTGTGCTGAGTTCTTAGCAACTCTGACCTCTCTGGCTTCCAGTACCAGTGAGTCTGCCTGCAGGTTGTAGGTCTCTATCCTACTCCTCTAGGACCACGATGAAATGGAGGGAAGATAATCTTGCAAGACCATGTGACTTGAGCCACATCTTATAAATAGTCTTTATTAGTAATAGCAATAAACTTTGCTCATAATTAGATTGAGGAAATAAGCTGATATTCCCATTTAGATAAACAAACATAGGGGTGAGAGGTAGCGgtttgtgaagccctgggttcaagtcttgatACCACACAGAATTACTATGGAAGTATGAGTGTATGAGATGGTAGAGCAGGGCTACTGTGTCTATCCTCTATATTTTCCCctcaaaattaaaagaatgaaaaattgatTCATTCCCAGGCATTACCCCCTCgagtatatatatagaaagataaTCAAACACTACTTCttgctcttttaaattttatatattaaaattttttatatatatataattttttaaaattaaggtaAGGTTGGTTTATGTAAAATCCACTTCaggagtaatttttttctttatttttatttattcataaactaaaaggataagaggggtataactccacacaattcccaccaccagaactccatatcccatcccatctcttgaaagttttcctattctttatctctctgggatcatggacccagggtcattatagggttcagaaggtggaagatctggcttctgtaattgcttctccactgaacatgggcattagcaagaAATAAATTTTCATCTCTCTTTAAATTGTATGTtatcacatcacacccaccaccaaagttgtatACATATATTTAGTATATGAGATTCTGTTATTGTTTAGTTTAGTGTTGAAGTTTCTCAGGGACTAACATACACAGTAAGAAGAAATTCCCCCTGGGAGAAGTGCATGTGGGATGAAGAATATTTATTTCTAGTTAAgggaaggagaaaacaaaaacccaaagaaTTTGAATTCAACAGAAATCTGAAAAGCTTGTCCTTGCGTTCTGGAGATTGAAGAGTTTATAGTTCTCATCTAAGGAGATTTTGCTTTGGGAACTGGGGTGGGATAGGGAACAAAGACCCACCACTTTCTACAGCATTTTTTGTCTTCATTGCAAGCACCAATGGTATCATCCAAGGGGGTGCATCCCTTGTCTTTGCACACCCCTTTCAAAAGCACACACTGTTTCAATCCTGGAATAACGCCAGTTCTTGCTGCACAGGGAGAGATTTGAGAACAGCATTAATTTTCCATGAAATTATCAGTTAATATATATAAAGCAATGAACTCCCAAGAAGGATGGCCttggtcttttatttttaattttttcatctttatttattagatagaaacagccagaaatttataGAGTAGGGggtggtagaaagagagacacctgtagcactgcttcattgctcacaaagctttgcccctgcaggtggggaccaggggcttgaacccgggtctttgcacattgtaacatgtgcaatcattCAGGTGCACCACAATGCAGCTCCTAAGGATAGTCTTGGGATAGAAGGGATGATGTTTACTATATGAAAGGATCAGACTCATAGGCAAAAGAAATACCTTTTCAGAGGAAAAACAAGTATGAAACTGAATACATCTTAGAGTGAACAGGCTAATTTCTAGAAGCTGTTAAGAGTGCTGTCCTCACCTGACATGATGCATTTTGAAACACATGGAGTGGTTTGTTGTTGTCGCCATAACTGGGAAGTATCCCTGGTATTTAGTGGGTAAGGCACAGGGTTGTTCAATGGCCTTGCCCTAAATGCTAACAGCACCTACATTAAGACATAGTTTTAAGGAACAGCACATCCTCCTATCTGTCTATCCGTGCTTTCCTCCCCATCTGTGCTTACAACATTATCACAGAGTCCCCACTCTCATCTTTGCCATTTTTTTAGATAAGCCCTACTCCTTCAGTTCCCACCTTACCTAATTCCACCATTTCAGGATAATGTAAAACATACCTTCTGAGTTGCACATTGTGGCTTAAATGTAGATTCACAAAATTTCTCTCAGAGAGTTGAAAAGTATTTTCCTTTCaatatattcattttctttttaaggatatatttagagagagaggcaTCAGAGCACTGGTCCAACATAttcagtgtcagggattgaacctggacctcacaTATTTAAGGCctatgttctatcctctgaaccATCTCCTTGGTTATTTAGATATATTCTCTTAACTAATTTGGGTATGGAGAAGCACATGCCTaagtattgtgtttttttttttttgtttttttttttttgtgtgtgttttctgtcaACTTATTTCCCACTAAACCATTGCCATGTTCCCCGCTATAATCGTGGATTTTcgcaatggttatgcaacaagCCTTTCACACCagaggcactaaaggtcccaggtttaatcccagcaccaccataaaccagagctgatagtgctttggtctctttctctgtatatcactcattaaaacaaacaaacaaatggtttTGCATTAAACTTTTACTTTCAGTAgatctatttttccccttaactttttttgttcttatttttttttattatttatgttcccttttgttgcttttcattgttgtagttattattgctgttgatgctgatgtcgtcggtgttggataggacagagagaaatagagagatgaggtaaagacagagagaaagacagacacctgcagacctgcttcaccatctgtgaagctactcccctgcagttggggagccttgggctggaaccaggatcctcaggctggtccttgggctttgtgccatgtgcgcttaaccctctgagctacagcccaactccttcccttaacttttaaaaaatccaggTCATGTCAAGTTCTCTGACTTTGAATAGCGATAGGCAACTATGTTAACTGAATTTAGCTCATGTGGTGAAGGCTAAGCATGAATAAAAACATTTGCTCCTCACTCACGCTGATGTGTATTTGAAGGTAAGTATTTTCAACTATCTGATAATTTATAGTCaattatctgattttttttttagatttttttattttcccttttgttgcccttgttgtttttcattgttgtagctattattgttattgatgtcatcatcgttgttggataggacagagagaaatggagagaggaggggaagacagagagggagagagacaccttcagacctgcttcaccgcctgtgaagcaactcagctgcaggtggggagccaggggcttgaaccaggatccttatgctggtccttgtgctttcaatTATCTGATTTTAAGAAACATAGATTGAGTAGATCGAAAGTCTAGCATAAATAATTCAGTAAGGCCAGGGAGACAGTTTAACATTAGAGCACAGAATGTGCATACCCAAGAGGTCCTAGACTTAATCAGTTGCAttgacatatgccagagctgagggcTGATCTGTAATTTCTATTTACTTATcccataaagataattaaaaaaaaaatctgggtccAGTgagacagttcacttggataatgcacttgtcatgtgtgtgacccagcttctagctggcctccaccacactgaaggaagcttcatgttgtgggctctttcactctctctctgtgctcttttatttctctatatcaccaccatcaccactacaATCATCATATTTATGCTACAACATTAAGCTGATTGTCCACCTCAAACACTAAAGGAATTTGGAGGTAAACAACGTTTCAGAGATCGTATCTTCCAAGAGAAGGTAAACTTGAAAAATCTCTACTTAGAGTCCTtagattttaagttaaaaagTCAGAAATGACAATCTCCACTCTTTAGACCTACAGATAAGTGAAAACAATATCAATCTAGATTAAAACATTAGGTTTTAGCTAGTATTTAGCAGTGTTGCCACTACTTCTAGTAAGATAATTTTTTCCCAGTTAGTAATATATTCTGATCATTGTAAAGATGcagggaacagaattgaaaatagTGCCTAATAAATTATAACCACTATCCAGGTAAACAAACTGCATATTGTTTTATTAAGACTTCTTTTTACCCATTTCTATATGAACTCTCTTTCACGTTCTTCAATGTAACTACTATTCTGATTTTATTGTAAGTATTTCTTAGTTTTTATCTGACATCTGTCTAGTAATCACTGGTgtagttttcctattttatttttaatatttctctaGGTCTCTTAATCCGCCTATCTTTAACATCAccccttattctttatttttttaatgtggacaTGGATTCTTTTATGCATAAAAGCAAAGAATCAACTATTAAATTGTCTTCTACTTTTAAGTTATTAACATCACCCTGTAGATGATACTTTAAGTGTATCTCATGATAGCTGTGTCTTTTGACAAAAATGAGATCCACTGAGAAAAATAAACTCAGGATGAGACAAATAGGTTTAGGTAGATCCCTAAATATTCATGGACTAGGTATTGATCAAATGAGTGACTTTGATtgtatttaaaatattcttttttaaaatctttatttataaaaaggaaactgacaaaaccataggataagataggtataactccacacaattcccaccaccacaactctgtatcccatcccctcccctaatgtatttaaaatattcttaagaggggagttgggcagtagtgcagcaagttaagcatacatggcaccaaactcaaggactggcacaagtatcctagttggagcccccggctccccacctgcaagagggtctcttcacaagtggtaagcaggtctgcaggtgtctgtctttctctccccctctctgtctttccctcctatctccatttatctctgtcctatccaacaacagcaatggcaacaacaacaataataatgacaacaagggtaacaacaagggcaataaaatgggaaaagtggcctccaggagcagtggattcatagtgcaggcaccaagcctcagcaataaccctggaggcaaaaaaaaaaaaaaaaattctaagagcTAAACAAAATTATTCatacttatgttttctttctttgtgattatcattatttatttatttatttatttatttatttatttatttattttactagagtactacttagctctggtttagtggtgcaggagattgaatatAGGAccgtagagcctcaggcatgaaattctgttATCTCTCCCAGATCCGATGCTTAATCTGTGTTAAATGATcacagagtggtccgggaggtggtgcagtggttaaggtgctgaactctgaagcatgaggtcctgagttcgatccctggtagcacatataccagagtgatatttggttcttttgctctctcttctccaattcctttcataaataaataaatatatttttaaatgaccatAGACATTATATTGAGGCACATGAGCATTCTGCCTCTAGCAATGATGAAAACAGTTCTGTCAGTCTTTACAAGGA
The DNA window shown above is from Erinaceus europaeus chromosome 2, mEriEur2.1, whole genome shotgun sequence and carries:
- the DEFB130B gene encoding beta-defensin 130B, whose protein sequence is MRLHSLLSVLLLFVTIIPKARTGVIPGLKQCVLLKGVCKDKGCTPLDDTIGACNEDKKCCRKWWVFVPYPTPVPKAKSP